In a single window of the Metopolophium dirhodum isolate CAU chromosome 2, ASM1992520v1, whole genome shotgun sequence genome:
- the LOC132938045 gene encoding armadillo repeat-containing protein 8-like: MVPHPIFVMNAETSRYYIDNLYTQDNAKCYQALNFVKNSIMGSNRQKGMVIANGILPRLLQVLPDQTKTPDIRLETVVILGSLAKGSEEQVKSLVDANVVTYIFNAFLMDDEPKFTEACLRCICTILQFPFSDYSVVFSDAAIIRKLIKTIEESISNSICAMSILSYSCRTTAHQNTLWEEGIGFILANLLNTELDDLSIATLKCFARVCQDNPMISAALEETEYNGKTMPEMLDSMRGGDRPTSMRLAASKCITCLYRAGALEVNDSKVMFGALPTLVRLCQNDQKWEHRVEAAEILAVLIEDDAELQSLASISNHLLQTLAEFVNYPAHPLGEYGGTYGEHRSKEMKQAAFKVFASLGANDEEIRKRIIETDNLIDHIVLGLKDPSPKVQLAAVRCLHSLSRSVQQLRTTFQDHSVWKPLMTLLEGASDEILSVTSSTLCNLLLEFSPSKEPILESGAIELFCSLTKRDDHSLRLNGIWALMNMAFQAEQKIKSQILSTLGTDQIFNLLSDSHINILMKTLGLLRNLLSTKPHIDYIMNLCGGDIIQAVMMILEGDNLPEVKEQALCILANIADGDIAKDYIMRNNEILKKIQEYMTNCNAKLQAAAIFCVSNLVWKEDSGAADRQAKLKEMGIFKLLQQLITTSDSLLFDKVKTALTQFSDS, from the exons ATGGTCCCGCATCCGATATTCGTGATGAACGCTGAGACGTCTCGTTACTACATCGACAACCTGTACACGCAAGACAACGCGAAATGCTATCAGGCTCTCAACTTCGTCAAGAACTCCATCATGGGTAGCAACAGGCAGAAGGGTATGGTCATCGCCAACGGCATACTCCCCCGGCTCTTGCAG gtGTTACCTGACCAAACAAAAACACCGGATATCCGTCTGGAAACTGTAGTCATACTTGGCTCATTAGCCAAAGGATCTGAAGAACAAGTTAAGTCACTGGTAGATGCCAATGTTGTGACTTATATATTCAACGCTTTCCTTATGGACGATGAACCAAAGTTTACAGAAGCGTGTCTTCGTTGCATATGTACCATTCTTCAATTTCCATTTTCTGATTATTCTGTAGTGTTTAGTGATGCAGCAATTATAAGAAAGCTGATTAAAACTATTGAAGAGTCTATTAGCAACAGTATTTGTGCCATGTCTATACTATCTTATTCTTGTCGTACCACAGCTCATCAAAATACACTATGGGAAGAAGGAATCGGTTTTATTTTGGCTAATCTACTGAACACTGAACTGGATGATTTGTCCATTGCCACATTGAAATGCTTTGCTCGTGTTTGCCAAGATAACCCAATGATTTCTGCAGCTCTGGAAGAAACTGAATATAATGGCAAGACAATGCCAGAAATGTTGGACTCAATGCGAGGTGGTGACCGACCAACTAGTATGCGTTTAGCTGCATCAAAATGCATTACGTGCCTTTATAGAGCTGGAGCATTAGAAGTAAATGATTCTAAAGTAATGTTTGGAGCATTGCCAACTCTTGTGCGTTTATGTCAGAACGACCAAAAATGGGAACATCGCGTAGAAGCAGCTGAAATTTTAGCTGTACTCATTGAGGATGATGCTGAACTTCAGTCGTTAGCTAGCATATCAAATCACCTGTTACAAACACTAGCAGAGTTTGTGAATTATCCAGCACATCCCTTAGGAGAATATGGTGGCACTTATGGAGAACATAGATCTAAAGAAATGAAGCAAGCTGCtttcaaa GTATTTGCATCTCTTGGGGCAAATGATGAAGAAATTCGTAAGCGAATAATTGAAACTGACAATTTAATTGATCACATTGTTTTAGGCTTGAAAGATCCTAGCCCTAAAGTGCAATTAGCTGCTGTCCGATGCTTACATTCTTTGTCACGGTCTGTTCAGCAACTACGTACAACTTTTCAAGATCATTCTGTTTGGAAACCTTTAATGACATTATTAGAAGGTGCTTCGGATGAAATTCTGAGTGTTACTTCGTCTACACTATGTAATcttttattagaattttcaCCATCAAAAGAACCCATTTTAGAGTCTGGAGCTAtagaattattttgtagtttaaccAAACGAGATGATCATTCATTGAGACTTAATGGAATATGGGCGTTAATGAACATGGCTTTCCAAGcagaacaaaaaattaaatcacaaaTCCTAAGTACTTTGGGAACTGACCAAATATTCAATTTGTTGTCTGATTCTCATATCAACATTCTAATGAAAACATTAGGGCTGTTAAGAAATTTGCTTTCAACAAAACCCcacattgattatattatgaacctCTGTGGTGGTGATATAATACAGGCTGTTATGATGATTCTCGAAGGTGATAACTTGCCCGAGGTAAAAGAACAAGCATTGTGTATTCTAGCCAACATTGCTGACGGTGACATTGCCAAAGATTACATAATGAGAAACAACGAAATcctgaaaaaaattcaagaatacATGACAAATTGTAATGCAAAATTACAAGCTGCAGCAATATTTTGTGTATCAAATCTTGTGTGGAAAGAAGATAGTGGTGCTGCCGACAGACAAGCAAAGTTAAAGGAAATGGGTATTTTTAAACTGTTGCAGCAATTGATAACAACATCAGATTCACTATTATTTGACAAAGTAAAAACTGCATTGACCCAGTTTTCTGACTCTTGA
- the LOC132938046 gene encoding actin-related protein 3 gives MLGRLPPCVIDVGTGYTKLGFAPNKEPQMIIPSAIAIKESAKIGDQTVRRLTKGVEDLDFYIGDEAFDAKGYSIKYPVRHGLVEDWDLMERFLEHCIFKYLRAEPEDHHFLLTEPPLNTPENREYTAEIMFETFNVPGLYIAVQAVLALSASWKSRPLHERILTGLVVDSGDGVTHIIPVAEGYVIGSCIKHIPIAGRNITYFIQSLLREREIGIPPEQSLETAKAIKERYSYICPDIAKEFAKYDSEPSKWLRKYDGINSVTKQPFSVDVGYERFLGPEIFFHPEFSNPDFTTPISEMVDTVIQNCPIDVRRPLYDNIVLSGGSTMFKDFGRRLQRDIKRVVDARLKRSETIAGDNLKPKPIDVQVYTHNMQRYAVWFGGSMLASSPEFYTVCHSKKDYEEYGPSICRHNPVFGTMM, from the exons ATGCTAGGCAGACTTCCACCATGCGTCATCGATGTGGGGACTGG GTATACAAAGTTGGGATTTGCTCCCAACAAAGAGCCGCAGATGATAATACCATCCGCGATTGCCATCAAGGAGTCGGCCAAGATTGGTGATCAGACGGTTCGACGGCTTACAAAGGGCGTGGAAGATTTGGATTTCTACATAGGAGATGAGGCATTTGATGCCAAGGGCTATTCCATTAAA TACCCAGTGAGGCATGGTTTGGTCGAAGACTGGGATTTGATGGAAAGGTTTTTAGAacactgtatttttaaatatttaagagcTGAGCCTGAAGATCATCATTTTTTACTAACCGAACCACCATTAAATACACCAGAAAACCGTGAATATACTGCTg aaaTAATGTTTGAAACATTCAATGTTCCTGGTCTTTATATTGCTGTACAAGCTGTATTGGCATTGTCTGCTTCGTGGAAATCACGGCCTCTTCATGAACGTATACTGACGGGTCTTGTAGTGGATAGCGGTGATGGTGTAACCCATATAATTCCAGTA GCTGAAGGCTACGTAATTGGTAGTTGCATCAAACACATACCAATAGCTGGtcgtaatataacatattttattcagtCATTGTTGAGAGAAAGAGAAATTGGTATTCCACCAGAACAAAGTTTAGAGACAGCTAAAGCAATTAAAGAGCGTTACTCCTATATATGTCCAGATATTGCTAAAGAATTTGCCAAGTATGATTCAGAACCATCAAAATGGTTAAGAAAATATGATGGAATTAACAGTGTGACTAAGCAACCATTTTCTGTAGATGTTGGATATGAACGGTTCTTGGGACCGGAAATTTTCTTCCACCCTGAA ttttcaaatCCTGATTTTACCACTCCTATATCCGAAATGGTTGACACAGTTATTCAAAATTGTCCAATTGATGTGCGTCGTccattatatgataatattgttctatCTGGAGGTTCAACTATGTTTAAAGACTTTGGTAGACGTCTTCAGAGGGACATCAAACGTGTAGTTGATGCTAGATTGAAACGTAGTGAAACAATAGCTGGagataatttaaaa CCAAAACCTATTGATGTTCAAGTGTATACTCACAATATGCAAAGATATGCTGTTTGGTTTGGTGGTAGTATGTTAGCTTCTTCA cctGAGTTCTATACAGTGTGCCATTCGAAAAAAGATTACGAAGAATATGGGCCGAGCATATGTCGACATAATCCCGTTTTTGGGACAATGATGTAG